CATCGTGGCGCACCAGCGCTACGACTATGTAAAACCGGTATTCCTGACCGACACCCTGGAGATATGGACACGTGTGAGCCGCATGGGTAGCAAAAGCCTGGACCTGGACTACCTGGCCATCCGCCTGGATAGGAACCGAAAGGCCGAGATAACAGGACGTGGCCTTACCACCCTGGTAGTCTACGACTTTGCAAAAGACCGCTCCCTGCACATCCCCGAAGAATGGCGGACGCGCGTGGCCGACTATGAGCCCCTGGTACCCGAACAGCAAAAAGCCTGAGCCTACATGAAAACAGAAAGGAAAACAGTCGTCATTACAGGTATCAGCCGGGGCATTGGCCGGGCCATCGCCCAGCGTTTTCAGCAGGCGGGCTATCATCTGGTGGGCTGTGCCCGCACGGCCGACAGCATCCGGGCGTTTCAGGAAGACTTCCCCCTGGCAGAAGTGCAGGCGGTAGACCTGGCCGATAAGGCCGCCGTGCAGGCCTTTGGCCACTGGGTGGTGCAGCAGCACAAGGTAGAGGTGCTGGTAAATAACGCGGGCAGCTTTGTACCCGGCGGGATGCTGAGCGAGGCGGACCAGGTGTACGAGCAGCTGATGCGGGTGAATGTGGACAGCGTGTACTACCTGAGCAAGATACTGGCGGCCCAGATGCGCGGCCTCGGGCAGGGCACCATCATCAACCTGTGCAGTGTAGCCAGTATAAAGGCCTATGCTGCTGGCGGCAGCTATGCCATCAGCAAGCATGCCCTGCTGGGCCTAAGCCGCGCCATGCGCGAAGAACTGAAGCCCGATGGCGTACGGGTATGCAGCATACTGCCCGGGGCTACCCTGACGGATAGCTGGGCGGGGGCAGAGCTGCCCGAAACACGCTTTATACAGCCTGAGAGTGTGGCCGAGCTGGTATACCTGGCTGCTAGCCTGCCCCCCACCGCAGTGGTGGAGGAGCTGGTGGTGCGCCCGCAGGCAGGAGATATATAGGTGCGGGTAAAAAAGTGCCCTGCTCTAAAACCTAAAACAGCAGTGTAAAACCCAGCTGTGGAAGCAGCATAGTGGTTTCGGTGCGGGCCATCTCATACGTCAGTGCGCCAGAGGCGGGGTCTCGCCGAACAGCCTGGACATAGTCTGTTTCGGTGCCAAACAGGTAGAGCGTACGTAGGTCCAGCGCAAAATGATCCGTAAACGCAATCTGCAAGCCCACACCCAGGCCATAGCTGGCGGCAAAGTTTGCCTCGTCTGTACTGGCATCCAGCACCTGGGTGTCTCCACCTATCGTGCTATTCAGCTTCCAGCGGGTGTAGAAGTATTTGCCCCCTATCAGCCCGTCTACATAGAGCCGAACCGGGCTTATTTCCTCCATAGGCGATACACGCAGCACCGCATGGCCCAGGATAATGTTGCTGTTGATTACCTGCTCCAGTTCCTCGCCCGGAAAAGTGGGGGGCAGCGACTCGCTAAACTTATCGTAGAGGGCATAGGTAAAGTCTGCACCCAGGTAGAGCGGCACATCCTCGTGCAACTTGCCCATCAGGTATAGATTTAGCCCATACCCCCACTGGGCATCATAGTTCTCATTCATCTCGCCCAGCGGGTAGGCTATGGCAAAACCCGCGCCAAACTGGGCACGCTGTGCCACCAGCGCAAACGGAAGCAGCAGGAGCAGGGTGAACAGGAGGTTTTTTTTCCTAACCAAAGAGAAAGACAAATGCATGGCCGATGACGCAATAAACGAATACAAGAAATGCGGGAATGCCACGGTATGGGGCGTGGAAGATAAATATCAAAAAATGTGCCAATTTGTCCTTAATTTAAAATCTGCGAACAGCCCGACCATAGAGCCATGTTACATTTGAAACCAAAATGCCTCTTTGCAAGTAGTAAGGAACTAAAATATAGCCACCCCCGAAGAAGCCCAAACGCATGGACCTAAACCAGGAAAGCCTGAACCTGCACGCCCAGCTGGGCGGCAAGCTGGAGATTCACCCCAAGTTCAAGGTGAAAAACCGCCACGACCTAAGCCTGGTGTACAGCCCGGGCGTAGCAGCCGTATGCAAAGCCATAGCCGAAGACCCTAGCAAGGTGTATGACTACACCATGAAGCGCAATACCGTAGCCATCATTACAGACGGCTCTGCCGTGCTGGGGCTGGGCAATATAGGTGCAAAAGCTGCCCTGCCCGTGATGGAGGGCAAGGCCCTGCTCTTCAAAGAGTATGCCGACATTGATGCCTTTCCGCTGTGCCTGGATACGCAGAACACCTATGAGATCATCAGCATTGTAAAGGCGCTGGCACCCTCCTTTGCGGGGGTTAACCTGGAGGATATTTCGGCCCCGCGCTGTTTTGAGATCGAGCGGGCGCTGGAGAGCATTGGCATACCCGTCTTTCACGACGACCAGCACGGCACGGCCATTGTGCTGCTAGCCGGGCTGATAAATGCGGTAAAACTGGCTGGCAAGGAGCTGCAAGAGCTGAAGGTGGTAATCAACGGTGCGGGCGCTGCTGGCACCGCCATTGCCGAGCTGCTGCTGTGCATAGGCCACGACCCCAACGTGTGTGTGAGTGTGCGAGAGGTAGTGGTGTGCGACACCAAAGGCATCCTGTCTCAAAGCCGCAACGACATCCTCTCCAACCCCGAGAAGGCACGCCTGGCCTGCTTTACCAACCGGGGCCAGCTGGAGGGCACCCTGCAAGATGCCGTGCGCGATGCCGATGTGTTTATCGGCGTAAGCGTGGGCGGGGCGCTGAAGACCGAGTGGGTGAAGACAATGGCCAAAGACCCCATCATCTTCGCCCTGGCAAATCCGGACCCGGAGATCGACCCGGAAGCAGCCCGCCAGGCTGGCGCATTCATTGTAGGCACAGGGCGCAGCGACTACCCCAACCAGATCAACAACGTACTGGCCTTCCCTGGCATCTTTCGCGGTACCCTGGACGCACGGGCACCCCGCATTACCCAGCACATGCAGGTGCGCGCAGCCCACGCCCTGGCCGATATGGTGGAAGACCTCTCCAGAGAAAACATCATCCCCTCGGCGCTAGACAAGTCTATAGCCTACCGGGTAGGCAAGGCCGTGAAAAAGGCCTGGGAAGAAGAGCAGCCGCAACCCGAGGGTAGCCTGTAGCCCCCTATCTTTGCAGCATGCTACGTTTATCCGGCTTTATACTAGCCTATGTGGCCCTGGCACTGGGCTGCAGGGCACAGTGGCCTGGCAGTGTGCTGGATTACCAGTTTGGCAGCAGCCAGACGGTGGGGCAGGATGCCGCCTACTTTCCGCAGAACGTGCTGGGCCCCATTACCGCACCTGTGGGCCCTAGTGTACCCGCCATTAGCCCCAGCCAGGTGGTAAGCCTGGGCAAGGGTGGGCACATCAGCCTGGCGTTCGATCCCCCAATACAGAATGGGCCGGGGGTGGATTTTATCGTATTTGAGAACGCCTTTTTCTTTGGCCCAGGCAATAGCCAGGTGTATGACGAGTGGATGCGCGTAAGTGTAAGCACAGACGGCACCACCTGGGTAGACTTCCCCTACAATGCGCAGACGGGCGAAGGCCTGGCGGGCCGTACGCCCACGGCAGCCTTTGGGGTAGACTACAGCAAGCCCGGCGAAAGTGGCGGAGACGGCTTTGACCTGGCACTGGTGGGCCTGGATGAGGTGCGCTACGTGCGGGTGCAGGATGCCACCGAGTACCAGCCCGCAGACCGGCTGAGCGCCGAACTGGATGGCATAGCTGCCGTGCACCAGGCAGACACCCCCACCCCCAGGCAGCAGGCGGCGGCAGGCCACGCCCGCCTTACCCAGGGCCCACAGGGCTACCAGCTGCACCTGGCGCCCCCGGGGGGCCTGCTAACCCTATACACCCAGCTGGGACAGGTGCTACACCGGCAGCAGCTGCCGGCAGGCCTGCACCCCCTGGCCCCACAGCCCCTGGCCAGTGGCACCTATATAGTGGAGGTACAGGCTTATGGCCGGGCCCCTTTTACCAAACAGATTGTGAATCCCTAACTTGCACACCCATGACCCGCTTCCTACCCCTAGGCTCAATATCCACCCTGCTGCTCTGTGTAGCACTGGCAGCCGTAGCCCACGCGCAAACCGATACCCAAAAGTCATTTGAGGAGCTAACCAGCGGCGCGTATCGCCAAGAGCTGATCTTGCCCGGCAAAGCACCCAACCAGCTGCTGAACGCCACCAAAGCCTGGCTGTACGTAAATGCCCGGCTGGCTGAAAACAGCGGGTTGATAGACGACATGGAGAATGACCTCTTTGTGGGCCGCTATGTGCTGAAGCTGGAAGGCCAAAAAGACCTGCTGGAGCGCCTGTCAAAAAACCGCGTCGAATTCACCCTACAGCTCAATGCCTATGCTGGCAAGTGTGAGCTACGCCTGGATAAATTTACCGAGATCGATGCCCTAAATAGCAAAACGCTGAAAGACCAGTACCTGCTGAGCTACGAGAGCTGGAAAAAAGAAAATGCCGTAACGCTGAGCCTGGCCAGTGAAGAGCGGAAACAAGCAGGCTACCTGAAATACCAGCAGGAAAGCCAGAAAGCCCTGGAGCAAATAGATGCAGCTGTGCAGCTCATGATCCAGAAACTGACGGAATACCTAAAACACAACGCATGACCGCAGCCGAAACTTTTGAAGAAGCAGCCCGGGTGCTGCATGCCTTTGTGCAGGCAGGCCAGCTGGCGCAGGTGGAGGCTGCCACCGAGCGTATGAGCCAGTGCCTGCAGGCAGGCGGCAAGCTTATGAGCTGCGGTAATGGAGGCAGCATGTGCGATGCCATGCACTTTGCCGAAGAGCTGAGCGGCCGCTTTCGCCAAGACAGGCCCGGGCTGGCAGCCCTCGCCATAAGCGACCCCAGCCACCTGAGCTGCGTGGGCAACGACTATGGCTACGAGCAGGTGTTTAGCCGCTATGTAGAGGCTCTTGGCCAGGCGGGAGATGTACTACTGGCCATCAGCACTAGTGGGAACAGTGCCAATGTGGTGCGGGCAGCACAGGCCGCACGGGCCAAGGGGATAGCCGTTATCGGGCTGACGGGCAAGGACGGCGGCCAACTGGCACCCCTGTGCAACATCGAAATACGCGTGCCCCACCAGGGCTACGCAGACCGCGTGCAGGAGGTGCACATCAAGGTCATCCACTGCTTCATCCAGGGCATTGAGCAGCGCCTTGGCTTTTCAGCCTGAGCATCCTATTTTTGTACTTCATCAATCGAAAGACGCATGAACCGCTTTGCATTTGTCCTGATTCTGGTTCTCGCAGGAGCCTTCAGCCGCCTGATCCCGCACGAATACAACCTGGCCCCCGTGGCGGCGCTGGGCCTGCTATCCGGTGCCGTGCTCATGCAGGGGCGTGGGCAGCAGCGGGGATGGGCCGTTGCCATGCCCATACTGGCGCTCCTGGTGTCGGACGTACTGATCTTTGCACTAGACCCCCTGGGCACCAGCCCACACGGGCAGTTCTTCCACAATAGCCTCGGCTTTGTACTACAGCGTCTGTTCGACTTTGGCAGCTTTGCCCTCATCCCCTTCATTGGCCAGTGGGTGGGCAGGCGGCTGAATGCGCAGCGGGTGCTGACAGGTGCCCTGGCGGGCAGCCTGGTTTTCTTCCTGTTTTCGAACTTTGGCTACTACCTGGCTCAGTCGTTCCCCTTTGCGGGCAGCGAGTATCCGCGGGCAAGCCTGCTGGGCTGCTACATACAGGCCATTCCGTTCTACCGGGCCACCCTGCTGGGAGACTTGGCCTACTCCGCACTTTTCTTTGGTGCCTACGCCTACCTGCTGCGCAGCCGGCGCATAAGCCAGGCAGCCTAGGGCCCGCTCTGGCACCACACGCTGCCCCCTACCCTTTCGGCCACTTTTATACCGCTACGCCCCATGCGCGAAAGCAAAAAACTGAAGGAGGGAGAAGACTACTACCTGAACGAACAGGGCCTAATGGTGCTGACTGCCGAATACCTGGCCAGGCGGGGCTACTGCTGCGGCTCGGGCTGTAGGCACTGCCCCTACCCCAAAGAGGTGTTTGAAGCGGCGCGAGCCAAAAAGCGTGCCGACTGGCTGTGGGGCGGCCTGTAAACACAGCGTGGAGGCGGGCAGCGTGCACGGCCCGTCCTTTCCTTGCTTATATTTGCCCTTATGCGACTACATCGTGAAGGAAATGCCAGCATCCTGCTGGTGGTAACCCTGGGCAGCCTGGCTACAGCGGCCAGTGTGCTATATGCCCCCCCCGCACTAGCCTGGCTGGTAGCCGCGCTCAGCCTGGCCGCACTGGCCCTTATACTCAACTTCTTCCGCTACCCCCAGCGGCCCCTGCAGCAGCAGGCCGATGCCGTGCTGGCACCCAGCCATGGCAAGGTAGTGGTGATAGAGGCCGTAGAAGACCCCGAGCTGGGGCCGGCAAGGCAGATCAGCATATTTATGAGCCCCCTGGATGTGCACGTGAACTACAGCCCCGTGGCAGGCACCGTAGAAACCTATGCGTACCGAAAGGGAAAGTACCTGATGGCCTTTAACCCCAAAAGTAGCCTGCTGAACGAACAGACCTGGCTGGTGATAAACAGCCGGGGTAGCCGCGTGGGGGTGAAGCAGATAGCCGGCTTTCTGGCCCGCCGCATCAAGTGCTATGCCCAGGCTGGCAACACCCTGCAGCAGGCCGAGGAGTTTGGGTTCATCAAGTTTGGCAGCCGGCTGGACGTGCTCATCCCCCTGGACTGGCAGGTGCAGGTGCAGCTGGGCCAGCGTACCCAGGGCGGCCAGACTGTACTGGCCCGGCGAACAAGCTAGCCCCCTGCCATGCCCGGAAGAGTAGGCCTTCGTGTTTTATGTGTGCTGGTATGCGCCGGTAGCCTGCTCAGTTGCGGGCCACTGGAGCAGCAGGCAGTGCCCATCAGCCTGGGCATCCGGCTGGGGGGCACCGCACAGCCCCGCCAGCTACAGCAGAGCATAGCCCAGCTACAGCGCCTGGGTACCCGCCGCCTGCAGGTAGAGCTGCTAATAGAGCCCGATAGCAGCGGGCTGCCCATCATCAGCCCACCCAGCCTACAGGAGTGGGCCAGGATAAAGCCCCTGCTGCGGGAGAGGCAGCTACTGATTACGCTCAGCTTCACTGGCCATACCGACGCACCGCAGAACCTGTGGGGCCAATGGCTGCACAGCCGCCGGGGCCAATGGTTTGCCCAATACACGGCCGAGCTGGTGGCCTTTCTGCGCGAGCAGAAAGACCTGAAGCTGGAACGTGTGGTGGTGGCCAATCACTTCGACAACATTAGTAGCTATAGCTACCAGCCCGAGTGGATACAGCTGATTACACAGGTGCGAGCTACCGTAGCGGCACGGGTAACCTACGCAGCCAATAGTCTGGAGGCCAACCGTTTTCCCGCATGGGCCGCCTGCGACGAAATTGGCATTAACTACGTAAACACCGAAACCGATAACCAGAAGGTGCTGGCCCAGGAACGAAATGCACAAATACGCAGCCTGGCGGAAAAATACCAGAAACCCGTCTACCTGGCACAGGCCAACCTGATAGGCCCAAACAAGCTGAGCAAGCTGAAAAACCGCTTGCGCTTCTACAAAGACCAGCCCCTGAGTGGCCTCTGCCTGAACCACATCCAACCCCATACCGTGCTGCAGGATACCACCCGGCTGTGGCAGCTGGATGATGCCACGCTACAATACCTCCACCACTATATGCACCCCTAAGGCTCCGGCCTATGTACCACATGGCCCAGGATGAACTGCCCGCACTCAAGAAGATCCTGCTGATTCGGCTCAGCTCGATAGGCGACATCGTGCTTACCACGCCCATCCTGCGTGCCCTGCGCCACGCCTACCCGGGGGCGGAGATTGGCTACCTCACCAAAGATCGATTTCGGGATGTGCTGCGGTACAATCCGTATATCAACCGGCTGCATTTGTTCCGAGGCAGCCTGGCAGAAAGCCTGGCAGAACTGGAGGCCGTGGGCTATGACCACGTGCTGGACCTGCACCGCAACCTGCGCAGCTGGTACCTGCGCACGGGCCTGGCACTGCCCACCAGCACCTACCCTAAGGCCAATGACCGAAAACGCCGCATGACCTGGCTGAAGCAGCGCCTGAGCGTGCCCCACATTGTGGAGCGCTATGCCCAGGCACTGGAGCCGCTGGGCGTACAGCTGGACGCGGGAGGGCTGGATTTCTTCTACCCCGCCGAGCTGGACAGCTGGGCCGCACAGCAGGTGCAGGCCCGCTGGCCCGGGCAGCGGCCCTATGGCCTGTGCCTGAGTGCTACCTACACCACCAAGCGCTGGCTGCCCGAGTACTACCATGCCTACCTGGCCCACAGCCCACAGCCCGCCATCCTGCTGGGTGGCCCGGCAGAGCTGGAGCTGGCGGCCACGGTGTGTGCCGGCCTGCCCGAACAGCGGGTATGGAATGCCGTGGGCCACACTAGCCTGCTGCAGAGTGCGGCCCTGCTGCCCCAGTGCACCCACCTGATAACGCCCGACACGGGCATGATGCACATAGCCGCTGCCCTGCAGGTGCCCATCCTGAGCCTATGGGGCAATACGGTGCCCGAGTTTGGCATGACCCCCTGGCGGGCCCCCCACATGGTGCTGGAGGAACAAATGGGCTGCCGGCCCTGCAGCCGCCTGGGCCATGCCAGCTGCCCACGTGGCCACTTTGCCTGCATGCGGGCCATAACCCCCGAGCGCGTGGCAGCGGCGGTAGCGCTACTTGCGAAGCAGTAAAAATAGACTGCCTACTTCTAGGCGCTAGGCAGGCATTTCGCGCTTAAGTCTGGGGATACAGGCGTGGCAACTGCAACGCAGTATGCTTGCTACCCCCCTCTCCTGGTTTTCTGCCAGCCGCATACGGGCGAGCCCCCACAAACGGCGTTCCATCAAGCAACTTTCGAGTCCGCCTCAGGCGGGCAGCGGGCCAGGTAGGAAATCAGGATAAGTCGTCCGATGCGGCCGCTTGTAGCGCTGTCAGGCTACGCAGAAATGCCTGCCGCTGTGCAGCATCCAAGGGGGAAAAATACGCCTCATCAGCCTGCTCCACCAGGGGCATGGCCTGGTACAGCAGGCTATAGCCGGTATCCGTAGGGCTAAGCATATGTGCACGCGCATCCTGTGGATTGCTCAGGCGCTGGATCAGTTGCTTTTTTTCTAGCAGGCGCAGCGCCTTGCTAGTCGACATGGCATCCGTACCAGCCATCCGCGCCAAGGCTACCTGTGTGGGCTTCTGGCCCTGTCGATGTGCCCAACATAAGGTGGCTAGCAGCACAAACTGCAAATGCGTAAGCCCTAGTGGCGCGAGCGTACGGTGGATACGATGATGCCAGCGTGCAAAGTGCCACCACAGCAGGTACCCCGGGCTGCTCTCAGGACCCTCATATTGAGTGGGAAAGGCACCATCCATCCCGCATTATACAGCAATTTTTGAAGCAAGTTCTATCTGTCTGTGCATTTCATCACCCAGGCTTGCCGCCACCTGCCTGCCCACCAGTTTCCACCACAACCAGCCTAATGGACCGGCCATGCGCATGGTGGTAGTAGCAGTCAGCTCGTTGCCCTGCTGCGCCAGCACATGGTCTCCGTACATACGCGCACCCGGAAAACGCGTGCAGTCTGTGAACTGGCGGTGCTTTTCGAGCACCACAATCTGTATCCTTACTTTAGGCCCCTTCTTGGGTTTAAGCACAAAATATGTCCCTTGTGCTATGGGTCCCTCTGGCTTCACATACGCTAGGTCAGGATGAAATCGGGGCCAATTGGGCAGATCAATCAATACCTCCCACATCTGGCGGGAGGTACACGCTTGGGTTGTGATGGAATAGCTTTTCTCAATCATCGGACTAGAATTTGGAGCAGCAAATTTAATATACCAGCATATTATATACAAGTATAGTATATCGAATTATTTTCAGCGAGTCAGCTCGATGGGGAATGAAGAGTAAGCGGACATCCAAGCAGCGCAAGCGATAAGGGATCGCAAGCTGTGGCTGTCTAGCTCGTATGACCCTGCTCAGGGCACTGATGAAGGGTGTAACCCCTAAGTGCCGATAGCAAACCAAGTAGCTCGACGAAAGCGAAGGGTCTACCTCCTTTTAGCTTATGTATCTCACCCTCAACCCATAACGCGAAGGACCTGCTCCACAGTCTCGACCTGATAGGCTCGGGCTCAGTTCACACAGCCCAGCCTGCCCGCACGAACTTTGAGGGCAACACATAGGTTGGAACAAATCTTAAGCTGGCACTAGAAGAATAGGGGCACCCTAGGGCATATCCCAGGTGTACCGCCGGGCAAAATAGCGGGCGGCGTACACCAGCCCCAGCAGCACCGGCACCTCTACCAGGGGCCCTACCACGGCGGCTAGTGCCTGCCCGCTATGTAGCCCAAACAGCCCGATGGACACGGCTATAGCCAGCTCAAAGTTATTGCCGCTGGCCGTAAAGGCCATGGCCGCCGTCTGGCTATACCCGCCCCCAGCCCGGCGCCCCAGCCAGAAAGCCAGGAAAAACATGGCTACAAAGTACAGCACCAGCGGCAGAACTATACGTAGCACATCCAGCGGAAGCTGTAGCAGTACCTCGCCCTGCAGGCTGAACATAAGCACTACCGTAGCCAGCAGGGCAATAGGGGTGAGCGGAGCCAGGGTAGGCAGAAAACGAGTGGTATACCAATTATCGCCCCGGAGGCGACGCAGCACCAGCCGGGTGAAAAAGCCAGCAACCAGCGGCGTGCCCAGATACAAGAGGACCGTAGAAGCCACCTGGCGCATGTGAATGTGAATGGCCACGCCCTGTAGCCCCAGCAGCGGGGGTAGTACCGACAGCAGCACCCAGGCATAGGCACTGAAGAGTAATACCTGCAGGAGGCTGTTTATGGCCACCAGCCCCGCCGCAAACTCGCGGTCGCCATCGGCCAGGTCTATCCACACCAGCACCATAGCTATGCAGGGGGCTATGCCCACCAGCAGCAGGCCCTGCAGGTAGGCAGGCCGGTCGGGCAGCAGCAGGGCAGCCAGGGCAAACATCAGCAGGGGGGCCAGCAGCCAGTTTAGCAGCAGGGTATAGGCCAGCAGGCGGGGCCTACGAAGCAGACCCGGAAGCGCCTCGTAGCGCACCTTGGCCAGCGGCGGATACATCATCAGGATGAGGCCAATAGCCA
Above is a window of Bacteroidota bacterium DNA encoding:
- a CDS encoding phosphatidylserine decarboxylase family protein yields the protein MRLHREGNASILLVVTLGSLATAASVLYAPPALAWLVAALSLAALALILNFFRYPQRPLQQQADAVLAPSHGKVVVIEAVEDPELGPARQISIFMSPLDVHVNYSPVAGTVETYAYRKGKYLMAFNPKSSLLNEQTWLVINSRGSRVGVKQIAGFLARRIKCYAQAGNTLQQAEEFGFIKFGSRLDVLIPLDWQVQVQLGQRTQGGQTVLARRTS
- a CDS encoding acyl-CoA thioesterase, whose amino-acid sequence is MSAPDELHAYRHKMPVHIRYADIDMMQHVNNVTYLTYLEQARICYARDVLGWDGRMETLNIIVAHQRYDYVKPVFLTDTLEIWTRVSRMGSKSLDLDYLAIRLDRNRKAEITGRGLTTLVVYDFAKDRSLHIPEEWRTRVADYEPLVPEQQKA
- the arsB gene encoding ACR3 family arsenite efflux transporter, which encodes MVSLEKTAPRRLGFVDRYLSLWILLAMVLGVLLGQLVPGLPRLLGSLGSGSTNIPMAIGLILMMYPPLAKVRYEALPGLLRRPRLLAYTLLLNWLLAPLLMFALAALLLPDRPAYLQGLLLVGIAPCIAMVLVWIDLADGDREFAAGLVAINSLLQVLLFSAYAWVLLSVLPPLLGLQGVAIHIHMRQVASTVLLYLGTPLVAGFFTRLVLRRLRGDNWYTTRFLPTLAPLTPIALLATVVLMFSLQGEVLLQLPLDVLRIVLPLVLYFVAMFFLAFWLGRRAGGGYSQTAAMAFTASGNNFELAIAVSIGLFGLHSGQALAAVVGPLVEVPVLLGLVYAARYFARRYTWDMP
- a CDS encoding NADP-dependent malic enzyme, whose amino-acid sequence is MDLNQESLNLHAQLGGKLEIHPKFKVKNRHDLSLVYSPGVAAVCKAIAEDPSKVYDYTMKRNTVAIITDGSAVLGLGNIGAKAALPVMEGKALLFKEYADIDAFPLCLDTQNTYEIISIVKALAPSFAGVNLEDISAPRCFEIERALESIGIPVFHDDQHGTAIVLLAGLINAVKLAGKELQELKVVINGAGAAGTAIAELLLCIGHDPNVCVSVREVVVCDTKGILSQSRNDILSNPEKARLACFTNRGQLEGTLQDAVRDADVFIGVSVGGALKTEWVKTMAKDPIIFALANPDPEIDPEAARQAGAFIVGTGRSDYPNQINNVLAFPGIFRGTLDARAPRITQHMQVRAAHALADMVEDLSRENIIPSALDKSIAYRVGKAVKKAWEEEQPQPEGSL
- a CDS encoding glycosyltransferase family 9 protein encodes the protein MYHMAQDELPALKKILLIRLSSIGDIVLTTPILRALRHAYPGAEIGYLTKDRFRDVLRYNPYINRLHLFRGSLAESLAELEAVGYDHVLDLHRNLRSWYLRTGLALPTSTYPKANDRKRRMTWLKQRLSVPHIVERYAQALEPLGVQLDAGGLDFFYPAELDSWAAQQVQARWPGQRPYGLCLSATYTTKRWLPEYYHAYLAHSPQPAILLGGPAELELAATVCAGLPEQRVWNAVGHTSLLQSAALLPQCTHLITPDTGMMHIAAALQVPILSLWGNTVPEFGMTPWRAPHMVLEEQMGCRPCSRLGHASCPRGHFACMRAITPERVAAAVALLAKQ
- a CDS encoding polyketide cyclase — translated: MIEKSYSITTQACTSRQMWEVLIDLPNWPRFHPDLAYVKPEGPIAQGTYFVLKPKKGPKVRIQIVVLEKHRQFTDCTRFPGARMYGDHVLAQQGNELTATTTMRMAGPLGWLWWKLVGRQVAASLGDEMHRQIELASKIAV
- the lpcA gene encoding D-sedoheptulose 7-phosphate isomerase, which codes for MTAAETFEEAARVLHAFVQAGQLAQVEAATERMSQCLQAGGKLMSCGNGGSMCDAMHFAEELSGRFRQDRPGLAALAISDPSHLSCVGNDYGYEQVFSRYVEALGQAGDVLLAISTSGNSANVVRAAQAARAKGIAVIGLTGKDGGQLAPLCNIEIRVPHQGYADRVQEVHIKVIHCFIQGIEQRLGFSA
- a CDS encoding MarR family transcriptional regulator; protein product: MDGAFPTQYEGPESSPGYLLWWHFARWHHRIHRTLAPLGLTHLQFVLLATLCWAHRQGQKPTQVALARMAGTDAMSTSKALRLLEKKQLIQRLSNPQDARAHMLSPTDTGYSLLYQAMPLVEQADEAYFSPLDAAQRQAFLRSLTALQAAASDDLS
- a CDS encoding SDR family NAD(P)-dependent oxidoreductase; this translates as MKTERKTVVITGISRGIGRAIAQRFQQAGYHLVGCARTADSIRAFQEDFPLAEVQAVDLADKAAVQAFGHWVVQQHKVEVLVNNAGSFVPGGMLSEADQVYEQLMRVNVDSVYYLSKILAAQMRGLGQGTIINLCSVASIKAYAAGGSYAISKHALLGLSRAMREELKPDGVRVCSILPGATLTDSWAGAELPETRFIQPESVAELVYLAASLPPTAVVEELVVRPQAGDI
- a CDS encoding outer membrane beta-barrel protein, yielding MVRKKNLLFTLLLLLPFALVAQRAQFGAGFAIAYPLGEMNENYDAQWGYGLNLYLMGKLHEDVPLYLGADFTYALYDKFSESLPPTFPGEELEQVINSNIILGHAVLRVSPMEEISPVRLYVDGLIGGKYFYTRWKLNSTIGGDTQVLDASTDEANFAASYGLGVGLQIAFTDHFALDLRTLYLFGTETDYVQAVRRDPASGALTYEMARTETTMLLPQLGFTLLF
- a CDS encoding DUF5522 domain-containing protein codes for the protein MRESKKLKEGEDYYLNEQGLMVLTAEYLARRGYCCGSGCRHCPYPKEVFEAARAKKRADWLWGGL